In Azospirillum ramasamyi, one DNA window encodes the following:
- a CDS encoding glycosyltransferase, with the protein MTSGPGKGGPVPPGAPSGGPVTLAVVVKGYPRLSETFIAQEILALQERGVDLAIWSLRRPTDARRHALHDRITAPVHYLPEYLRDEPGRVLRALGRLLVRHPAGLARTARGWLRDLMRDRTANRGRRFGQALVLAAELPAAMPFLYVHFLHTPASVGRYAAAIRGVGWGFSAHAKDIWTTPEWEKREKLADARFGVTCTAVGAAHLRGLAADPARIDLVYHGLDLGRFPAPPDRADAPARDGSAPDRAVEILSVGRLVEKKGYDRLLDALAMLPDGLHWRLVHIGSGDLKQDLRARAERLGLAGRIDWRGAQDQAAVIESLRRADLFVLTSVVAGDGDRDGLPNVLMEAASQRLAILSTAVSAIPEFIADGVHGLLTDGTPPAIAAALERLATDPALRLRLGEAAHARLRAEFGMTAGIDRLVRRLAEAAA; encoded by the coding sequence ATGACGTCCGGACCGGGGAAGGGCGGCCCTGTACCGCCCGGAGCACCGTCCGGCGGGCCGGTCACGCTGGCCGTGGTGGTGAAGGGATACCCCCGCCTGTCGGAGACCTTCATCGCGCAGGAGATCCTGGCCCTGCAGGAGCGCGGAGTCGATCTGGCGATCTGGTCGCTGCGCCGCCCCACCGACGCCCGCCGCCACGCCCTGCACGACCGCATCACCGCGCCGGTCCATTACCTGCCGGAATACCTGCGCGACGAGCCGGGGCGGGTGCTGCGCGCGCTCGGCCGCCTGCTGGTCCGCCATCCGGCCGGGCTGGCCCGCACGGCGCGGGGCTGGCTGCGCGACCTGATGCGCGACCGCACCGCCAACCGGGGGCGCCGCTTCGGTCAGGCGCTGGTGCTGGCGGCGGAGCTGCCCGCCGCCATGCCCTTCCTCTATGTCCATTTCCTGCACACCCCGGCCTCGGTCGGGCGCTACGCCGCCGCCATCCGCGGCGTCGGCTGGGGCTTTTCCGCCCATGCCAAGGACATCTGGACCACCCCGGAATGGGAGAAGCGGGAAAAGCTGGCCGACGCCCGCTTCGGCGTCACCTGCACCGCGGTCGGGGCGGCGCATCTGCGCGGGCTGGCGGCGGATCCCGCGCGCATCGACCTCGTCTATCACGGGCTGGACCTCGGTCGCTTTCCCGCCCCGCCGGACCGCGCGGACGCCCCCGCCCGCGACGGTTCCGCCCCCGATCGCGCGGTGGAGATCCTGTCGGTCGGCCGGCTGGTGGAGAAGAAGGGCTACGACCGGCTGCTCGACGCGCTGGCGATGCTGCCGGACGGTCTGCACTGGCGGCTGGTCCATATCGGCTCCGGCGACCTGAAGCAGGACTTGCGCGCGCGGGCCGAAAGGCTGGGGCTGGCCGGCCGCATCGACTGGCGCGGCGCGCAGGACCAGGCGGCGGTGATCGAGTCCCTGCGCCGCGCCGACCTGTTCGTGCTGACCAGCGTGGTGGCCGGGGACGGCGACCGCGACGGCCTGCCCAACGTGCTGATGGAGGCGGCGAGCCAGCGCCTCGCCATCCTCTCGACCGCCGTGTCGGCCATCCCCGAATTCATCGCCGACGGCGTCCACGGCCTGCTGACCGACGGCACCCCGCCCGCCATCGCCGCCGCGCTGGAACGGCTGGCCACCGACCCGGCGCTGCGCCTGCGGCTGGGCGAGGCCGCCCATGCCCGCCTGCGCGCCGAGTTCGGCATGACCGCCGGCATCGACCGCCTCGTCCGCCGGCTGGCGGAGGCCGCGGCATGA
- a CDS encoding glycosyltransferase family 4 protein — translation MSAPSPPRIAFYAPLKPVDHPVPSGDRQMARLILRALAVTGPVEVASGLRVYDGSGDAALQARLTARADAECGRLLSLYAAAPERRPSLWLSYHVYYKAPDLIGPRIARSLGIPYVVAEATRARKRLTGPWSAFAAAAEAAVEAADLVLCVSDRDRQAVEAYGPPGQRVAMLPPFLDLPPAPEPSTAERGAPGSPTRLLTVAMMRPGDKLASYRLLAESLHLLAAQLPTARPWTLDIVGDGPAAAEVSALFAPFGPRVRLLGAGAPADLAGHYRAADLLVWPGLNEAFGMVYLEAQAHGLPVLAVDSAGTGTVIRDGVGGRLTGPTPQDFAAALAGLLADPPALRSLGQGARAHVEAHHGLPAAAERLRALLTGLTRRAPA, via the coding sequence ATGAGCGCCCCGTCCCCGCCGCGCATCGCCTTCTATGCCCCGCTGAAGCCGGTCGACCACCCGGTGCCCTCCGGCGACCGCCAGATGGCGCGGCTGATCCTGCGCGCGCTGGCTGTGACCGGACCGGTGGAGGTGGCGAGCGGCCTGCGCGTCTATGACGGCAGCGGCGACGCCGCGCTCCAGGCCCGTCTGACGGCCAGGGCCGACGCGGAATGCGGCCGCCTGCTCTCCCTCTACGCCGCCGCGCCGGAGCGCCGCCCGTCGCTGTGGCTGAGCTACCATGTCTATTACAAGGCGCCCGACCTGATCGGGCCGCGCATCGCCCGCAGCCTCGGCATCCCCTATGTCGTCGCGGAGGCGACCCGCGCCCGCAAGCGCCTGACCGGCCCCTGGTCCGCCTTCGCCGCCGCCGCCGAGGCCGCCGTCGAGGCCGCAGACCTCGTGCTCTGCGTCAGCGACCGCGACCGGCAGGCGGTGGAGGCCTACGGCCCGCCCGGCCAGCGCGTGGCGATGCTGCCCCCCTTCCTCGACCTGCCGCCCGCCCCGGAACCGAGCACCGCCGAGCGCGGGGCGCCGGGCTCGCCAACCCGCCTGCTGACCGTCGCCATGATGCGGCCGGGCGACAAGCTCGCCTCCTACCGCCTGCTGGCCGAGTCCCTTCATCTTCTGGCCGCTCAACTTCCGACCGCCCGCCCCTGGACGCTCGACATCGTCGGCGACGGCCCGGCGGCGGCGGAGGTATCGGCGCTGTTCGCCCCCTTCGGCCCGCGCGTGCGGCTGCTGGGCGCCGGCGCTCCCGCCGACCTCGCCGGCCATTACCGCGCCGCCGACCTGCTGGTCTGGCCCGGCCTGAACGAGGCCTTCGGCATGGTCTATCTGGAGGCGCAGGCCCATGGGCTCCCCGTGCTCGCCGTCGACAGCGCCGGCACCGGCACCGTCATCCGCGACGGCGTCGGCGGACGGCTGACCGGCCCGACGCCGCAGGACTTCGCCGCGGCGCTGGCCGGCCTGCTCGCCGACCCGCCGGCCCTGCGCTCCCTCGGCCAAGGCGCCCGCGCCCATGTCGAGGCGCATCACGGCCTGCCGGCGGCGGCGGAGCGTCTGCGCGCCCTGCTGACCGGCCTGACCCGGCGGGCGCCGGCATGA